From Girardinichthys multiradiatus isolate DD_20200921_A chromosome 3, DD_fGirMul_XY1, whole genome shotgun sequence, the proteins below share one genomic window:
- the mlf2 gene encoding myeloid leukemia factor 2 has protein sequence MFRFLNDAEDDPFMLDPFAAHRQQMRTMFGPFAMDPFALAPQIQPHRAARRQAGPIVPFGMMGMGGGFMDMFGMMGEMMGNMERMSGSPNCQTFSSSTVISYSSLDTGAPKVYQQTSQTTTGPGGIRETRQSMRDSESGLERLAIGHHIGERAHIMERSRNRRTGDREERQDFINLDESDAAAFDEEWRREAGRYAPPHARGLEYGQDPRGGGQQLALPAPSSSTPPHRHESPRHRQHHTRPRYDW, from the exons ATGTTTCGCTTCTTGAATGACGCCGAAGACGATCCTTTTATGTT GGATCCATTTGCTGCCCACAGACAGCAGATGAGGACTATGTTTGGACCATTCGCCATGGATCCATTTGCGCTCGCTCCTCAGATTCAGCCACACCGTGCTGCACGCAGACAG GCGGGTCCCATTGTTCCCTTTGGCATGATGGGAATG GGAGGAGGGTTCATGGATATGTTTGGCATGATGGGAGAAATGATGGGAAACATG GAAAGAATGTCCGGATCGCCAAACTGTCAAACATTTTCATCTTCAACAGTGATCTCATATTCATCCTTAGACACAGGAGCTCCTAAAGTTTATCAGCAGACAAGTCAAACAACAACAGGCCCTGGCGGG ATCCGTGAGACACGGCAGTCGATGAGGGACAGCGAGAGCGGCCTGGAGCGTCTTGCTATCGGCCACCACATTGGAGAACGAGCACACATAATGGAGCGCTCACGAAACAGGCGCACTGGAGATCGAGAAGAACGGCAAGACTTCATTAACCTTGATGAGA GCGATGCTGCAGCATTTGATGAGGAGTGGAGGAGGGAGGCAGGGAGATATGCTCCCCCACATGCCCGGGGGCTGGAATATGGTCAAGATCCACGTGGAGGAGGACAGCAGCTGGCCCTTCCTGCCCCTTCCAGTTCAACACCCCCCCATCGACATGAGTCTCCCCGACATCGTCAGCATCACACACGTCCACGTTACGACTGGTGA